A section of the Jaculus jaculus isolate mJacJac1 chromosome 6, mJacJac1.mat.Y.cur, whole genome shotgun sequence genome encodes:
- the Spdl1 gene encoding protein Spindly, with translation MEADTIKDLRNRLKEAEKERQQAAQYGLQLLESQTELQNQLDKCHNEMMTMTENYEQEKYTLQREVELKSRMLESLSCECEAVKQQQKMQLEKLEEQLNRSHGLEVNELKNKLEKLKVELDEARLSEKQLKHKVDQQKELLSQKSEELRVVSERTHESMSSEVLALQVELTEMESMKATLREEVNELHYRQEQLECLNTNLMCQVDRLKEEKEEREKEAVSYYNALEKARVENQDLQVQLSQALQQALDPNSKGNSLFAEVEDRRAAMERQLNSMKVKYQSMKKQNAFNREQMNRMKLQIATLLRMKGSQAEFEQQERLFAMLEQKNGEIKHLLGEIRSLEKFKNLYGSMEPRTCMPINSCAVEDSTYYSDLLQLQLDKLNKENESTKGELSIQRMNALFESQRALDIERKLFANERRLQLSESENMKLRAKLDELKLKYEPEEKIEVPLLRKRREVLPVAVTNSKETCADTAAREEGSRLPVQEKENQPCSNKLEDNTLLREKSISSDIAIACLSPRKNLPLGVHPKKEKKCVTLLDGAADTETSCEKRGKCSSSPRLTADLRLQTEVKEGKESTSKLRTELCKKPHSILYVSSKSTPETQCPQQ, from the exons AATTATGaacaagaaaaatacactcttcagaGAGAAGTTGAACTTAAGAGTCGGATGTTAGAAAGTTTGAGCTGTGAATGTGAAGCTgttaaacaacaacagaaaatgcAACTAGAGAAACTAGAAGAACAGCTAAACAGAAGCCATGGGCTGGAAGTAAATGAGCTGAAAAATAAG TTAGAGAAGCTGAAAGTGGAGTTGGATGAGGCTCGGCTGAGTGAGAAGCAGTTGAAGCACAAAGTGGATCAGCAGAAGGAACTCCTGTCCCAGAAATCTGAGGAGTTGCGGGTCGTGTCTGAGCGCACACACGAGAGCATGTCTTCAGAGGTGCTGGCTCTTCAGGTGGAGTTGACTGAAATGGAAAGTATGAAG GCCACCCTCAGAGAAGAAGTCAATGAGCTACACTACCGACAAGAACAACTAGAATGTCTCAACACGAATTTGATGTGCCAGGTAGATCGgctgaaagaagagaaggaagagcgagagaaagaagcagtttcTTACTACAATGCCCTTGAG AAAGCTCGTGTGGAGAATCAAGATCTTCAGGTGCAGCTGAGTCAGGCACTGCAGCAAGCTTTGGATCCCAATAGTAAAGGAAACTCTCTGTTTGCAGAG GTGGAAGATCGAAGGGCAGCTATGGAAAGGCAGCTTAACAGTATGAAAGTCAAGTATCAGTCAATGAAGAAGCAAAATGCATTTAACAGAGAGCAGATGAACAGAATGAAG TTACAAATTGCTACATTGCTGAGGATGAAAGGATCTCAAGCTGAATTTGAGCAGCAGGAACGGTTGTTTGCCATGTTGGAACAGAAGAACGGTGAAATAAAACACCTTTTAGGTGAAATTAGAAGTTTGGAGAAATTCAAG aatTTATATGGCAGTATGGAGCCTAGGACTTGCATGCCAATCAACTCTTGTGCTGTGGAGGACAGCACCTACTATTCAGATTTGCTTCAGTTACAGCTTGACAAGTTAAA caaagaaaatgaaagcacaaaaggTGAATTGTCCATACAGCGAATGAATGCATTATTTGAGAGCCAACGGGCCCTGGATATTGAGAGAAAACTTTTTGCAAACGAAAGACGCCTCCAACTTTCAGAGAGTGAAAATATGAAACTTAGAGCTAAACTAGATGAATTAAAGCTGAAGTATGAACCTGAAG AGAAAATCGAAGTACCCCTACTCAGAAAGAGGCGTGAAGTCCTGCCTGTGGCTGTGACCAACTCCAAAGAGACATGTGCTGACACTGCCGCTAGGGAAGAAGGTTCTAGACTCCCAGTTCAGGAAAAGGAGAATCAGCCCTGTTCTAATAAGTTAGAAGATAACACCTTACTCCGGGAAAAGTCAATTTCTTCAGACATAGCCATAGCTTGTCTTTCTCCTCGTAAGAATCTGCCCCTGGGCGTGCACccgaagaaggaaaagaaatgtgtGACGCTGCTGGACGGCGCAGCTGACACTGAAACCTCATGTGAAAAACGTGGGAAGTGCTCCAGCTCTCCCAG GTTAACTGCTGACTTAAGGCTTCAAACAGAAGTTAAAGAAGGGAAAGAATCTACAAGCAAACTGAGAACCGAGCTTTGTAAGAAACCACACTCCATTCTTTACGTGTCCTCCAAATCGACTCCAGAGACCCAGTGTCCCCAGCAGTAG